From Paenibacillus graminis, a single genomic window includes:
- a CDS encoding macrolide family glycosyltransferase encodes MARVLFINGGSEGHINPTIGVVQELISRGEEVVYLCIEAYRERIEKTGASVRALDDQKIIEAFISGGRNYLLERINGLLLTADIIIPSVLEQIAGEHFDYIIHDSMFGCGRMLAQILELPAINSSTSFAQTQASYDKMLEQPSMKIPAEIAKPIYDRYHSLTEMLKEKYNVEIQSPYEVLCNPAPLTIVYTTREFQPNGEGFDQTYKFVGPSLSSRPTQANFDFNAIKGKKTIYISLGTVFNQALDFYKLCFEAFGNTDYTIIMSVGNKTPISDLGEIPDNFIVQNYVPQTEVLKHISLFITHGGMNSTHEALYYGVPLVVIPQSADQPIVAGRIASLGAGIALQMQSLTANGLREAADQVLNQPSYKNAVDNLQESFQRSGGYRLAVDEIFGFLGR; translated from the coding sequence ATGGCACGTGTGTTATTTATTAATGGCGGATCAGAAGGGCATATCAATCCAACTATCGGTGTGGTGCAAGAGCTTATTTCGCGTGGAGAAGAGGTAGTATACTTATGTATTGAAGCTTATCGGGAGCGCATCGAGAAGACGGGAGCTTCAGTACGGGCATTAGACGATCAAAAAATTATTGAAGCCTTCATCTCAGGCGGAAGAAATTATTTACTCGAAAGAATTAACGGTCTTTTGCTTACGGCAGATATAATCATACCAAGTGTTCTGGAACAGATTGCTGGCGAGCATTTTGATTACATCATCCATGATTCCATGTTTGGCTGTGGACGAATGCTTGCGCAGATTCTTGAGCTTCCCGCAATTAACTCCAGTACATCCTTTGCGCAGACCCAAGCTTCCTATGATAAAATGCTGGAACAGCCTTCTATGAAAATCCCTGCAGAAATAGCTAAGCCTATATACGATAGATATCACAGCCTGACGGAAATGCTGAAAGAAAAATATAATGTGGAAATTCAATCACCTTACGAAGTCTTGTGTAATCCTGCACCCCTTACAATCGTTTATACAACCAGGGAATTTCAGCCCAATGGAGAGGGATTCGATCAAACTTATAAATTTGTAGGTCCCTCTCTCTCTTCAAGACCAACTCAGGCAAACTTCGACTTTAACGCAATCAAGGGGAAAAAAACCATTTATATCTCACTGGGTACTGTCTTTAACCAAGCATTGGACTTCTATAAGCTTTGTTTCGAGGCCTTCGGGAATACTGATTACACTATTATCATGTCAGTTGGGAATAAAACCCCAATTTCTGATTTAGGAGAAATTCCTGATAACTTCATTGTACAAAATTATGTTCCGCAAACTGAAGTGCTGAAGCACATCTCATTATTTATTACACATGGAGGAATGAACAGTACCCATGAAGCTCTCTATTACGGGGTTCCGCTAGTTGTAATCCCCCAGAGCGCAGATCAGCCGATCGTTGCCGGGCGAATTGCCAGTCTCGGAGCAGGTATTGCATTGCAAATGCAAAGTTTGACTGCAAATGGGCTGCGTGAAGCGGCAGATCAAGTGTTGAACCAGCCATCATATAAAAATGCAGTGGACAATCTGCAGGAATCCTTTCAACGATCCGGCGGGTATCGCCTCGCTGTCGATGAGATTTTCGGCTTCTTAGGTCGATAG
- a CDS encoding sensor histidine kinase, with the protein MKNNIIGFKLGLAIMSVFLIVLLFLGVAIDRMFSSFYYKEMRTETEELASHFTVMAESQDTTSEQMMRTFAEFSNVSIFNISRDSRLTLHSGVHDSADRSFIHGADLARIFSGTRVSLLYKDPAGHRYFVTGRPIKDGGRVSSALYVMSSTQSMVQSLASVRDILLLSGIGAFVLALGITWIIARLLSRPLVQMQKATRKLAAGELETRLTIGSNDEIGFLAAAINDLAVDLQRYRDTRQEFLANISHELRTPITYLQGYAKVVKDELYETEEEKKLYLDIIGQEAHRIQHLVEDLFELAKMEEGKIPLHLEEVDLKRIVDQAARKLELTAKEKGLKLAVVHNGQASLLLGDSKRMEQIVMNLLENAVRYTDEGEINVQLNYLPGSAVFIVEDTGIGIPEAELPYIFDRFYRVEKSRSRQYGGTGLGLSIVNKLVELLDGSIRITSKAGAGTRCEVKFNRQPNHEGS; encoded by the coding sequence ATGAAAAACAACATCATCGGCTTTAAGCTCGGGCTTGCGATCATGTCGGTGTTCCTGATTGTGTTGCTGTTTCTCGGTGTGGCCATCGACCGGATGTTCAGCAGCTTTTATTATAAAGAAATGCGGACAGAGACAGAGGAGCTGGCTTCGCATTTTACAGTCATGGCCGAATCCCAGGATACCACCAGCGAACAAATGATGCGGACCTTTGCTGAATTTTCAAATGTGAGTATTTTTAACATCTCCCGCGACAGCAGGTTAACTCTTCATTCGGGTGTACATGATTCAGCAGACCGTTCGTTTATTCACGGGGCTGATCTGGCCCGGATATTCTCGGGAACCCGCGTGAGTTTGTTGTACAAAGACCCCGCAGGACACCGGTATTTCGTAACCGGACGGCCTATCAAGGATGGCGGCAGGGTGAGTTCCGCGCTCTATGTCATGTCATCCACACAAAGCATGGTGCAGTCGCTGGCTTCGGTGCGGGATATTCTGCTGCTCTCGGGAATAGGGGCTTTTGTGCTGGCCCTGGGCATTACCTGGATTATTGCCAGATTGCTGTCGCGCCCGCTGGTGCAGATGCAGAAGGCAACCCGCAAGCTTGCGGCAGGGGAGCTGGAAACAAGGCTGACGATCGGCAGCAATGATGAAATCGGGTTTCTGGCGGCAGCCATTAACGATCTCGCAGTTGATCTGCAGCGCTATAGAGATACCAGGCAGGAGTTTCTGGCGAATATCTCCCATGAGCTGCGGACGCCAATCACCTATTTGCAAGGATACGCCAAGGTAGTGAAAGACGAACTATATGAGACAGAGGAAGAAAAAAAGCTGTATCTGGACATCATCGGCCAGGAAGCGCACCGCATCCAGCATCTGGTGGAGGATTTGTTCGAGCTTGCCAAGATGGAGGAGGGTAAAATTCCGCTGCATCTGGAAGAAGTGGATCTGAAACGGATTGTGGATCAAGCCGCCCGCAAGCTTGAATTAACGGCCAAGGAAAAAGGCCTCAAGCTTGCGGTTGTGCATAACGGACAGGCTTCTCTATTACTTGGGGATAGCAAACGCATGGAGCAAATCGTGATGAATCTGCTGGAAAATGCTGTACGGTATACGGATGAAGGTGAGATTAACGTCCAATTGAATTACTTACCAGGCTCCGCAGTTTTTATCGTAGAAGATACCGGGATAGGTATCCCGGAAGCAGAGCTTCCTTATATTTTCGACCGTTTCTACCGGGTGGAGAAGTCGCGCTCGCGTCAATATGGAGGCACCGGCCTCGGTCTTTCTATCGTTAACAAGCTGGTCGAGCTTCTGGACGGTTCAATCCGCATCACCAGCAAGGCCGGGGCGGGAACCCGCTGCGAGGTCAAGTTCAACAGGCAGCCCAATCATGAGGGGTCATGA
- a CDS encoding PAS domain-containing hybrid sensor histidine kinase/response regulator: MQRVNLDPITFNQQVYDHASFGIALVSPDGLILTVNPAMEQMLGYSRAEFDGKRVGDFSHPDEAVRNIESLVACMETGKNEIQLERRYLKKNGENMWGLLSFKRFHNETGKLIYYIGQLIDITRQKESERRLQESVERYNSLKKYNHDAVISFGLDGRIINANNMAEKLTGYHIETELIGAELANLIGQANVDRILEKAIYDDSVEHEIDILVTKEGSSVEVLTSIAPIYVSGQNIGFYLICKDISEQKQLLLAKETAEATNKAKSEFLAMMSHEIRTPMNGVVGMTDVLLDMTDLTKEQRSYVEVIQKSGDILLNIINDILDLSKIEAGRSELQEHNFDLRKCIKDSFSVISKKADEKKIELSYTVNHDVPDYIYGDAERLKQVLLNLLGNAVKFTSKGSIEVKARLMKEKPCRLAFTVTDTGIGIDPARLNDIFEPFAQIDSFMSRSHEGTGLGLAISRRIIDMMGGEIYAESDGKNGSSFSFTIQFKEASQVPREQVFEDMLHNTGKVNILLAEDNAINQLVMTKMLEKLGHRVTTVANGKKAIEAARNHPFDLIFMDLHMPFLNGLKAAQIIREELKDKCPRIIAVTANALKGDREKCLEAGMDDYISKPVKRETLIKILHQLKK, encoded by the coding sequence ATGCAACGTGTAAACCTGGACCCAATCACCTTTAATCAACAAGTGTATGATCATGCTTCCTTTGGAATTGCCCTTGTTTCGCCTGATGGTTTGATTTTGACCGTAAATCCTGCAATGGAGCAGATGCTTGGATATAGCAGAGCAGAGTTTGACGGCAAGAGAGTAGGCGACTTCTCTCACCCGGATGAAGCAGTCAGAAACATTGAGAGTTTAGTGGCATGTATGGAAACTGGGAAGAATGAAATACAGCTTGAAAGACGGTACCTCAAAAAAAATGGTGAAAATATGTGGGGACTGCTCTCCTTTAAGCGATTCCATAATGAGACGGGAAAGCTGATATATTACATTGGCCAATTAATAGATATAACTAGGCAAAAAGAATCGGAGCGGCGGCTCCAAGAGTCTGTCGAGCGGTATAACTCACTCAAAAAATATAACCATGATGCCGTGATCTCATTTGGTCTGGACGGCCGCATTATCAATGCCAACAATATGGCAGAAAAGCTCACTGGCTACCACATTGAAACGGAATTGATCGGTGCAGAGCTTGCGAATCTGATTGGACAAGCGAATGTCGACAGAATTCTTGAAAAGGCCATTTACGATGATTCTGTTGAACATGAAATTGACATCCTCGTTACCAAAGAGGGCAGTTCAGTGGAAGTGCTTACCAGCATCGCCCCGATTTATGTAAGCGGGCAAAATATCGGGTTTTATCTGATTTGCAAGGATATTTCTGAGCAGAAACAGTTGCTGCTTGCCAAGGAGACTGCGGAGGCCACCAACAAAGCCAAAAGTGAGTTTTTGGCCATGATGAGCCATGAAATCCGCACACCCATGAACGGGGTAGTCGGCATGACGGATGTTCTGCTTGACATGACAGACCTGACTAAAGAGCAGAGAAGTTATGTTGAGGTGATCCAGAAAAGCGGGGACATCCTGCTCAACATCATCAATGACATCCTGGATCTCTCCAAAATCGAAGCAGGCCGCTCTGAGCTTCAAGAGCATAATTTTGATTTGCGCAAATGTATCAAGGACAGTTTTTCAGTGATTTCCAAGAAGGCTGATGAAAAGAAAATAGAACTGTCTTACACCGTCAATCACGATGTTCCCGACTATATCTATGGCGATGCCGAGCGGCTGAAACAGGTGCTGCTGAACCTGCTGGGCAATGCTGTGAAATTCACTTCCAAGGGCAGCATTGAGGTAAAAGCGCGGCTGATGAAGGAAAAACCCTGCAGATTGGCTTTTACCGTTACAGATACCGGCATCGGAATAGATCCTGCTCGGCTTAATGACATTTTTGAGCCGTTTGCCCAGATTGACAGCTTTATGTCCCGGAGCCACGAAGGCACAGGCCTTGGTCTTGCGATCAGCCGCAGAATTATTGACATGATGGGCGGTGAGATTTACGCCGAGAGTGACGGCAAAAACGGTTCGTCCTTTTCCTTCACTATCCAGTTTAAGGAGGCCTCACAGGTCCCCCGGGAACAGGTATTTGAAGATATGCTTCATAACACCGGAAAAGTTAACATTCTGCTCGCCGAAGACAATGCCATCAACCAGCTGGTAATGACAAAAATGCTGGAAAAATTGGGGCATCGGGTAACCACCGTCGCCAACGGCAAAAAGGCGATTGAAGCAGCACGCAACCATCCGTTCGATCTCATATTCATGGATTTGCATATGCCGTTTTTGAACGGTCTGAAGGCAGCGCAGATCATCAGGGAAGAGCTCAAAGATAAGTGTCCACGTATTATCGCGGTCACGGCCAATGCCTTAAAAGGGGACCGGGAAAAGTGCCTGGAGGCGGGGATGGACGATTACATCAGCAAGCCGGTAAAGCGGGAAACCCTCATCAAAATCCTGCACCAGCTAAAAAAATAG
- a CDS encoding HAD family hydrolase — protein sequence MEKLQSILFDLDGTLTDPKEGITKSVEYALGKFDITVEHPDLLLPYIGPPLYDSFVEIQGFSAERAAQAVEFYRERYRTLGMFENLVIPGIPELLKELQGRGFDLYVATSKPTVFAEEIIRHYGLEPYFRHVAGSNLDGTRSKKKEVIQYVLEEHQIAAGTAVMIGDREHDIIGARACGVASVGVLIGYGSEEELRSAGADYIARNVKDIGDIILHIHEGLVDA from the coding sequence ATGGAAAAACTGCAAAGCATTTTATTTGATCTGGATGGAACGTTAACCGACCCCAAAGAGGGCATTACCAAAAGCGTAGAGTATGCGCTGGGCAAATTCGATATTACCGTAGAGCATCCGGACCTGCTCTTGCCTTACATCGGACCGCCATTATACGATTCTTTTGTGGAAATCCAAGGCTTTTCCGCAGAGCGCGCGGCCCAAGCCGTTGAATTCTACCGGGAACGGTACCGTACGCTGGGCATGTTCGAGAATCTCGTGATTCCCGGAATCCCAGAGCTGCTGAAGGAGCTGCAGGGCAGAGGTTTTGATTTATACGTCGCTACCTCAAAACCAACGGTGTTCGCCGAAGAAATTATCCGCCATTATGGGCTGGAGCCATATTTCAGGCATGTGGCAGGCAGCAACCTGGACGGGACGCGATCCAAGAAAAAAGAGGTTATCCAATACGTATTGGAGGAGCATCAGATTGCAGCGGGTACAGCGGTGATGATCGGGGACCGCGAGCATGACATTATCGGGGCCCGGGCCTGCGGCGTTGCCTCAGTCGGCGTCCTCATCGGCTATGGTTCCGAGGAAGAGCTGCGAAGTGCGGGTGCGGACTATATTGCACGAAATGTGAAAGATATAGGTGATATTATCTTACATATTCACGAAGGACTTGTTGACGCATAG
- a CDS encoding response regulator transcription factor: MKTQILIIDDEWNMRNLLRIYLQKEGFATQEAATGQEALRMIGKQAFDLLLLDVMMPDTDGWHVCRAVREHTQIPILMLTARSETKDKVLGLGIGADDYLTKPFEPEELLARIHSLLRRSSLNRTIEPQEKQLNYPGLRILPEAREVYIEGKRADFTLKEFDLLTMLARSSQRVFTRDELVERLWGNDYGGETRVIDTHIKNIREKLQKAGLPYNPVQTVWGLGYKFQVPGKSE, translated from the coding sequence ATGAAAACACAAATTTTGATTATCGACGACGAATGGAACATGCGGAATTTGCTGCGCATTTATTTGCAGAAGGAAGGCTTTGCCACCCAAGAGGCAGCTACCGGGCAAGAAGCTCTTCGTATGATCGGGAAGCAGGCATTCGACCTGCTCCTGCTGGATGTCATGATGCCGGATACGGATGGCTGGCACGTCTGCCGCGCCGTGAGAGAACATACGCAGATTCCTATCCTGATGCTTACCGCACGCTCTGAAACGAAGGACAAGGTGCTTGGGCTGGGGATTGGCGCAGACGACTATTTGACCAAACCCTTCGAACCGGAAGAATTGCTGGCCCGGATTCATTCTTTGCTCCGGCGTTCATCTCTGAACCGGACAATCGAACCGCAGGAGAAGCAGCTGAATTATCCGGGGCTGCGAATTCTTCCGGAGGCCCGCGAAGTGTATATTGAAGGGAAGCGTGCTGATTTTACCTTGAAGGAATTTGATCTCCTGACCATGCTGGCGCGGAGCAGCCAACGGGTGTTCACCAGGGACGAGCTGGTTGAACGTCTCTGGGGCAATGATTATGGCGGAGAGACGCGCGTGATCGACACGCATATCAAGAATATCCGCGAGAAGCTGCAAAAAGCCGGTCTGCCGTATAATCCGGTACAAACGGTATGGGGGCTGGGGTATAAATTTCAGGTTCCCGGCAAAAGCGAATGA
- a CDS encoding DUF6803 family protein: MNMTHYMSLLADNQPWNLILFMAIPVIFAETITVTEFIILFTKNLKGPLRAFNRICSILAGLYFTGIFLYLFPTAFIPVTANGEWHTWVDVVAVSFYLSGVLFLLPLALLDLGLIARNRSEESKLKLHFLLISGFLVVAHVAMIFGMVNPEIMGGMAGMNH; encoded by the coding sequence ATGAACATGACGCATTACATGTCTCTGCTTGCAGACAACCAGCCTTGGAACCTGATTCTTTTTATGGCGATTCCGGTCATTTTTGCCGAGACGATTACAGTGACCGAATTTATTATTTTGTTCACCAAAAATCTCAAAGGACCGCTTAGAGCATTTAACCGGATATGCAGCATTCTAGCCGGCCTCTATTTTACAGGAATATTTCTGTATTTATTCCCTACCGCTTTTATTCCGGTTACCGCGAACGGGGAATGGCATACCTGGGTTGATGTGGTAGCTGTAAGCTTTTATCTCAGCGGCGTGCTCTTCCTGCTGCCCCTGGCCCTGCTGGATCTCGGACTGATTGCCCGCAACCGCAGTGAAGAAAGCAAGCTAAAGCTGCATTTCCTCCTCATCAGCGGCTTTCTCGTGGTAGCGCATGTCGCGATGATCTTCGGGATGGTTAATCCGGAAATCATGGGCGGGATGGCTGGTATGAATCATTAG
- a CDS encoding insulinase family protein: protein MSSLKTGHIYSGFQVVQEEFIREIESSVFTMEHQPSGARLLFVQNQDDNKVFSISFRTPPGDSTGVFHILEHSVLCGSDKYPVKEPFVELLKGSMKTFLNAFTFADKTMYPVASRNNQDFSNLMEVYLDSVFKPNIYRQQEIFEQEGWHYELQRAEDELIYKGVVYNEMKGSYSSPVTVLIDRIKKSLYPDTIYRYSSGGDPQEIPALTYEQFLAAHSRYYHPSNSYFYLYGDVNIEERLEFIHQNYLKSYNRDDFDTAISLQQPTGMKELVAEYPILATETAADKTYLSMNFVIGTSLDRELNLAFAILKSILMDSNAAPLKQALLESGLGKDVFAFYSDSMIQPLLGITLTHSNPSAKDDFLDLVRTTLSRLAGDGLDEKLVLAAVNSKEFELREADFIQYPKGLTYNIEVMKSWLYDGSPAIHLEYEAVFASIREQCADRYFERLIETYLLNSDHCSVVILKPSNTLAADKEASIRQQLAEYKAALSPVQLGQLVQRTQNLLDRQSRPDAAEDLHKLPKLSLQDINRSVSPQVPTQEYMLEGIKLIHHELPTNKIAYIKLYWDTAVLAAEQIPYLVLLARALGQLETAAYSIEELTGEIGIKTGGIRFQNEVFGAGKDSQTSYQPKFSARIKVMEGSIGESLKLLHELLYGSNLDNFTKLQEIVRREASHMESVLNQKGNEIAASRLLSYFSDMGAYEEKLGGVSYYRFIRELADGIDLRAEQLSDTLKGVCAALFNKRNLTLTVTGTSDIYAELAAHLAQLDIQNRQVEPKPKLKAQNLAGNEGFMSASQVQYVVKGYDFTKLGFVYSGKMQVLKKILSLTYLWNTVRVKGGAYGGNLLLRRDGVLLFTSYRDPNLQETLAVYDQAYHFAESFEADEEEMTKAIIGTLAMFEQPLSPSAIRRRADRHYFEQITADELQRERNEIFSATPGDIRYYAGLLKAVAEQNFFSVVGNDSKMKSAQAIFGSLEELVR from the coding sequence ATGAGCAGCTTAAAAACAGGCCATATCTATTCTGGATTTCAGGTCGTACAAGAGGAATTTATCCGGGAAATTGAATCCTCCGTATTCACGATGGAGCATCAGCCAAGCGGTGCGAGGCTGCTTTTTGTACAGAATCAAGATGACAACAAGGTGTTCAGCATAAGCTTTCGGACTCCGCCAGGAGACAGTACGGGAGTCTTTCATATTCTAGAGCATTCGGTGTTATGCGGTTCGGATAAATATCCGGTAAAAGAACCGTTTGTGGAGCTGCTTAAAGGCTCAATGAAAACATTTCTGAACGCATTTACGTTTGCCGACAAAACCATGTATCCGGTGGCAAGCCGGAATAACCAGGATTTCTCCAATCTGATGGAGGTCTATCTTGACAGTGTGTTTAAACCGAATATTTACAGGCAGCAGGAGATTTTTGAGCAGGAGGGCTGGCATTACGAACTGCAGCGTGCAGAGGACGAGCTGATCTACAAGGGCGTTGTATACAACGAGATGAAAGGCTCCTATTCCTCGCCGGTTACGGTCCTGATTGACCGGATCAAAAAGTCGCTGTACCCGGACACCATTTACCGGTATTCCTCAGGCGGAGACCCGCAGGAAATTCCTGCTTTGACTTACGAGCAGTTCCTTGCTGCACACAGCCGTTATTACCACCCGTCCAACAGCTATTTTTATCTGTATGGTGACGTTAATATCGAAGAGCGGCTGGAGTTCATACACCAGAACTATCTAAAGTCATACAACCGTGATGATTTCGATACTGCCATTTCACTTCAGCAGCCGACCGGAATGAAGGAGCTTGTGGCGGAGTACCCCATTCTGGCAACAGAAACCGCTGCAGACAAGACCTATCTGAGCATGAACTTCGTGATCGGAACTTCCTTGGACCGGGAGCTGAATCTCGCCTTTGCTATTCTGAAAAGCATATTGATGGACAGCAACGCGGCTCCGCTAAAACAGGCGCTGCTCGAAAGCGGTCTGGGCAAAGACGTTTTTGCTTTTTATTCCGACAGTATGATCCAGCCGCTGCTGGGCATTACCTTGACCCATTCCAACCCTTCTGCCAAGGATGATTTCCTGGACCTGGTCAGAACTACGTTAAGCCGTCTTGCTGGGGACGGGTTGGATGAGAAGCTGGTGCTGGCTGCGGTCAACAGCAAGGAATTTGAACTGCGTGAAGCAGATTTTATCCAATACCCGAAAGGGCTGACCTATAATATTGAGGTTATGAAGTCCTGGCTGTACGATGGTTCACCAGCAATCCATTTAGAGTATGAAGCCGTGTTTGCTTCAATCCGGGAACAATGTGCAGACCGTTATTTTGAGCGGCTGATCGAAACCTATTTGCTGAACAGTGACCACTGCAGCGTAGTAATACTCAAACCTTCAAATACCCTGGCAGCTGATAAGGAAGCGTCCATCCGTCAGCAGCTTGCCGAATATAAAGCAGCTCTGTCCCCCGTACAGCTCGGGCAGCTTGTTCAGCGTACACAGAATCTGCTGGACCGGCAGAGCCGTCCGGACGCGGCCGAGGATCTGCACAAGCTCCCTAAGCTGTCTCTTCAGGACATTAACCGCAGCGTTTCGCCTCAAGTTCCTACACAGGAGTACATGCTGGAAGGGATAAAGCTGATTCACCATGAGCTGCCCACGAACAAAATTGCCTATATCAAGCTATATTGGGACACGGCGGTTCTTGCGGCGGAACAGATACCTTATCTCGTGCTGCTGGCGAGAGCGCTCGGTCAATTGGAGACCGCTGCTTACAGTATTGAAGAACTCACAGGTGAGATCGGGATCAAAACCGGGGGGATCCGGTTTCAGAATGAAGTGTTTGGGGCCGGTAAAGATTCGCAAACAAGCTATCAGCCCAAATTTAGCGCACGTATAAAAGTAATGGAAGGCAGCATTGGCGAATCCCTGAAGCTGCTTCATGAGCTGCTCTACGGCAGCAATCTGGATAACTTCACCAAGCTGCAGGAAATCGTTCGCCGGGAAGCCTCCCATATGGAATCGGTTCTGAACCAGAAAGGCAATGAGATTGCAGCCAGCCGTTTGCTGTCCTATTTCTCCGATATGGGGGCATACGAGGAAAAGCTCGGCGGAGTGTCTTATTACCGTTTTATCCGGGAGCTTGCAGACGGTATAGATCTCCGGGCCGAACAGCTCTCTGACACCTTAAAGGGAGTCTGCGCAGCCTTGTTCAATAAGCGGAATTTAACTCTTACTGTGACAGGAACTTCAGACATCTATGCAGAGCTCGCTGCACATTTGGCCCAACTGGACATTCAAAACCGGCAGGTGGAGCCCAAACCTAAGCTTAAGGCGCAGAATCTCGCAGGTAACGAAGGGTTCATGTCCGCAAGCCAGGTGCAGTATGTGGTTAAGGGTTATGACTTTACCAAACTTGGTTTTGTCTATTCCGGCAAGATGCAGGTCCTCAAAAAAATCCTCAGCCTCACTTATCTCTGGAACACCGTGCGGGTAAAAGGCGGGGCTTATGGCGGGAATCTGCTCCTGCGCAGAGATGGGGTGCTTTTGTTCACTTCTTATCGGGACCCGAATCTGCAGGAGACGCTGGCGGTCTACGATCAGGCATACCATTTTGCTGAAAGCTTTGAAGCGGATGAGGAGGAGATGACCAAAGCGATTATCGGGACCCTGGCGATGTTTGAACAGCCGCTCAGTCCCAGCGCAATCCGGCGGCGGGCGGACCGGCATTATTTTGAACAGATTACTGCAGATGAGCTGCAGCGGGAGCGAAATGAAATCTTCTCAGCAACACCCGGTGATATCAGGTACTATGCCGGACTGCTTAAAGCAGTAGCGGAACAGAATTTCTTCAGTGTGGTTGGCAATGACTCCAAGATGAAATCGGCACAAGCTATATTTGGAAGCCTGGAGGAACTGGTGAGATAA